The Populus alba chromosome 6, ASM523922v2, whole genome shotgun sequence genome contains a region encoding:
- the LOC118043802 gene encoding E3 ubiquitin-protein ligase PUB22 → MEDIEVPSFFLCPISLQIMKDPVIVPTGITYDRESIEKWLFSGKNDTCPVTKQVISGCEVTPNHTLRRLIQSWCTLNASYGIERIPTPKPPINKTQVAKLLNDAKSPQQQVKCLRKLRSIANENERNKRCMEAAGAVEFLVSVVNNFNSLSFEETSDDGFEIARPGDEALSILYGLEISESGLKNLIMGRNGELIIETLTKVMQGGNYESRAYAVLLLKSMLEVADPLKLISLKQELFSEIVQVLSDQISHKASNASLQLLIKLCPWGRNRIKAIEAKSVSVLIDLLLDSSERRTCEMVLMVLDLLCQCAEGRAELLGHGAGLAVVAKKILRVSQVASERAVRIILSVSKYSTTTSVLQEMLQIGIVAKLCLVLQVDCGSKTKDKAREVLKIHARVWKSSPCIPASLLSSYPA, encoded by the coding sequence ATGGAAGATATTGAAGTCCCTTCGTTTTTTCTCTGCCCTATTTCTCTCCAGATCATGAAAGACCCGGTTATAGTCCCAACCGGGATAACTTATGATCGCGAGAGCATCGAAAAATGGTTGTTTTCAGGCAAGAATGATACATGTCCAGTTACAAAACAAGTGATATCAGGTTGCGAGGTCACACCAAACCACACTCTTAGGAGGTTGATCCAGTCTTGGTGCACTCTCAATGCTTCATACGGTATTGAAAGAATCCCAACTCCAAAGCCTCCAATCAACAAAACACAGGTTGCCAAGCTTCTCAATGATGCTAAGTCTCCACAGCAACAGGTTAAGTGTCTAAGGAAGCTGCGTTCAATTGCTAACGAGAACGAAAGAAACAAAAGATGCATGGAGGCTGCAGGTGCTGTGGAGTTCTTGGTCTCGGTGGTGAATAACTTCAATTCTTTATCGTTCGAAGAAACTTCAGATGACGGGTTTGAGATAGCAAGACCAGGTGATGAGGCCTTGAGTATCCTCTATGGTCTAGAAATATCCGAATCCGGTCTAAAGAATCTTATTATGGGAAGAAATGGTGAATTGATCATTGAGACCTTAACGAAAGTTATGCAAGGTGGAAACTACGAGTCTCGAGCGTATGCTGTCTTGTTGTTGAAATCAATGCTTGAAGTTGCTGATCCGCTGAAACTTATCAGTTTGAAACAAGAACTCTTCTCCGAAATAGTCCAAGTTTTAAGTGATCAAATATCTCACAAAGCCTCAAATGCTTCATTACAACTACTAATCAAACTTTGTCCATGGGGAAGAAACAGAATCAAAGCCATTGAAGCTAAGTCAGTCTCGGTTTTGATTGATCTTCTACTTGATTCATCAGAGAGAAGAACCTGTGAGATGGTGCTAATGGTGTTGGACTTGCTATGCCAATGTGCAGAAGGGAGAGCTGAATTGTTAGGACATGGTGCAGGCCTAGCAGTTGTTGCAAAGAAGATACTCAGGGTTTCTCAGGTGGCAAGTGAGAGGGCAGTGAGGATTATCTTGTCTGTCTCAAAGTACTCGACAACAACCAGTGTCCTTCAAGAGATGTTGCAGATTGGCATCGTGGCCAAGCTATGTTTGGTGCTTCAAGTGGATTGCGGAAGCAAGACCAAAGACAAGGCCAGAGAGGTGCTTAAAATTCATGCGAGAGTTTGGAAGAGTTCTCCTTGCATACCAGCAAGTCTACTTTCTTCATATCCAGCCTGA
- the LOC118043803 gene encoding dof zinc finger protein DOF3.5: METGWKGNSEISPSCPRCGSSNTKFCYYNNYSLTQPRYFCKGCRRYWTKGGSLRNVPVGGGCRKNRRGKSSRLSSNDHSKSFGCGGLPNNSTRHPHSHKGNTSIESSSSPMIPDDSHIDLALVYAKFLNPQQDSKSGCEVPEFTSEFDPSLIFTNISNTNLEPSSQLSEENGLAGCLTISDFSTKAPLSDNDHLMYYYSLDSARKHQDHQDRDHQDRTKQCTSNDTSSFNLPPLPGQDTASQEILWSNSHLMGNHNLEMSQQPVLGPQTQDPNLLFGNWSPFDLSSDDTFSRS; the protein is encoded by the coding sequence ATGGAGACAGGATGGAAGGGAAATTCTGAGATATCACCAAGCTGTCCTCGGTGTGGTTCCTCAAATACTAAATTTTGTTACTACAACAACTACAGCTTAACACAACCGAGATACTTTTGCAAGGGTTGTAGAAGGTATTGGACCAAAGGAGGATCCTTACGAAACGTGCCTGTTGGTGGCGGGTGCAGGAAGAATAGAAGAGGAAAGTCATCGAGGCTATCTTCTAATGACCACTCTAAGAGTTTCGGTTGTGGAGGCTTGCCTAATAACTCTACCAGGCATCCACATAGCCATAAAGGAAATACCTCCATAGAGTCCTCTAGCTCGCCAATGATTCCTGATGATTCTCATATTGATCTTGCACTTGTTTATGCAAAGTTCCTGAATCCACAGCAAGATTCCAAGAGTGGTTGTGAAGTTCCAGAATTTACAAGTGAGTTTGATCCCTCTCTAATATTCACTAACATCTCGAACACAAATTTGGAACCAAGTTCTCAGTTGTCAGAAGAAAATGGTCTTGCCGGATGCCTCACTATCTCCGACTTCTCGACGAAAGCTCCTTTGAGCGACAATGACCACTTGATGTACTACTATAGTTTAGACTCAGCACGCAAGCATCAGGATCACCAAGATAGGGATCACCAAGATAGGACTAAACAATGTACAAGTAATGACACAAGCAGCTTCAACTTGCCACCGTTGCCAGGGCAAGACACAGCCTCTCAAGAGATACTTTGGTCGAATTCTCACCTGATGGGTAATCATAACCTGGAGATGTCTCAACAGCCAGTGCTTGGACCTCAAACTCAAGATCCTAATCTATTGTTTGGTAACTGGAGTCCCTTCGATTTGTCTAGTGATGATACTTtctcaaggtcttga